One Perca flavescens isolate YP-PL-M2 chromosome 5, PFLA_1.0, whole genome shotgun sequence genomic window, CAAACAAGCCctcctgcacacagacacacaaatgtaaGCACACATATGTACTGTACTTATATACTATTGTGTAAGGGCAGACAAGACACAAATTAATTTGAGTAGAACACATTGTTGAGAtgttgtggtggaagttttccttgaagcagcagcgttagtgatattcatgataaaatcaaaacgagtaacgactgtttgagaattaaacgaaagtttggtctttgagtatttatttacatttgcaaatggagacacagtttcaaaggtacacgcagcacaactgaaaatgtctttctaacctaaagtctaaacatccaaaaatcatatagtgaagaaactccgttaagccacccctctaaatgtatcttttagtatggccatagttgaaaagagacaccattaacagtcacaccattgtctcaccttcccctctgctcctgttcttttcattagcctaaacagcagtttatctcaggaggcagaaggaCTCGACTTTGTCTgctaaaaagtcaacaatgtgagaaggttcaaactactaaaactaaataattctactgggctatagttcacggttgccaactatttcacttggagccttttgaatctacacatgaagaagctaaatcttgtggcgttataaaacaatcattaaaccaatggttaatatcattaaacaaatggttaaaataaaatttgccaccacaatgTTTAAGGCATTTCTGACACCTCTAAAGAGCTACAAGACCAGATAATACTGCAGGGCTCTTTTAATTACcattacagtatgtgtgatTAAACTGCATATCCCAAAGGTGCATTTAATGAAGCTATTACAAACCAAATGAAACACTGCTACTCTGTCCAGTTATTGATTTTTCTCGTTATTCTTGAGGAATACAATACTCATTTGACAAGGAGAAATGGAAAGTCATTTCAGTCATGTTTTATTAGTCAAAGAGTGTGAAAGACAATTATAAAACCTTAAGAACAATTCTATTTCAGTATACAGTAAACACTGTGGCAAAGCTTCACATTtgtgatatatacagtatatatttatcaaagacaaaaacatagaTGAGGCTCtataatgaaaagaaataatCAAAGCTCATGGACTCTCCTTTATCTCCCTTTCCTCTCATTCTCCTCTGGGGGAGTTTATTAAATACCCATGCTGCCCTTGGATATTCAATCATTTGAAATGGATTTGAATAAATTCAAAGGCTGGCAATTCATTACAACAATCAGACTATGAACTATTTTCTCCCCGattctcttctctcatctcacaTGCTTCACTCTTCTCTTCACATAATTGTGAAGTCTGGattgtttaaactaacatgcTGATATCCTATCATTAATATACAGTGCAGATAGTATAGATCTGTTTACTTTGGTTGGGAGAGATGCAGTGCATTTCAAACAGAAAATAtctctgaataaatgaatgaaatccTCTAACGACAAATGGCAGAATGTCACATTCACATATAGCAGATGGGATGCATTGCAACACACTGCTTGCTGATCATCAGACATCCAGTTCACACATTATGCTTTCCAAATCTGAAGCAGAAGGGCAGGTTTATCACCAATCCTAAAAGAAAATCATTAGTTTCATTACATGAGGGAGATTTTTAAGGCGATGCTTATATTTGCAATTTTTCATCACTGTATGAGGGCAATATACTTCTCCGCTGCCTGTAGTTTTTCTCATTATCTCCCACCTCTCCTCTGTGTCTATTTTCTCCCATCTCGCACCCTTTGCTCCAGCTCCTGGACTATTTTCTCATTGACGGGGTCCGCCTTGGTCACCACAGCTTTTCTGCCGTCTGGTTCAACCACGACGGTCATAACACAGCACATATCCACCAGCTCCTCCTGACACCTCCTCATCCCAATGTCTAGCTCACCTCTCCTGGCTGGGTCACGCTTCAGGGCCCCCTTCTCCACCACCGAGAAGCCCAGCAGGCCTGTCAAAACCTCATTGGACAGCTCCACGTCCAGGTAACCACTTCCATCGGATATTGTAGCGCAGACGCGCCAAAGACCGTTGCTGCTGCTCAGTTTCCCCAAGAGAGTCACAATGAAAGCTTTGACGCGGATCTCTATGGTGTGAGGCTGTGGTTTGGACATCATCTCTTCTAGCAGGCATAAATATGTAAAAGGTGGAGAGGTTCGAGCGAGAGCAGGGACCAAGCTGTCACTCTGTGGATCTGTTTTAACAGATGGTCTATCAAATACTGCAGTGCTTGAGATGTAATTTAGCCCCTGAGGTGTGTTGCGTGATCTCTCAAATGCAGTATCTGTTACACTTCTCGATGAGTCGCTGGTAAGTCTAGAACTGGTGCATGAAAGTTCTGTTTTGTTGgtagctctctctctgtctctactaGGTCCCTGATGGACAGGGAGCTGATTTGGCCCTCCAGTCCTTGCGGTTTCTACCTCCACGAAAAAGCAGTCCATATCTTCATCCATGAAATCTGTCTCATCATTAGTAATGCATTCTAAATCATTGGATGGCTCTAAAGCTGCTGCTGGGGAAGATAACTGCCCTGTAGCGCCAATGGTACAGCCTTGATAGTCTCTTTTCCTTGTGGTGGATCTGGAGTTGCTTGAACCAAGCTGTGACCCACAGTCATTCAAAGTGTGCTGCTCAAACTGAGCAGTTGGGGCTTTTGTTGCTGTATTAGGATGTCCTGTTATTCTGTTGTTGTTCTGTGGCGTGCTTCTGTGACTGCTGTCATCATTTGTACTTTCTTGAAAAATCACACTGTCCAACTCATCCAGGGGAAGATCGTCAAAGTCTTCATCAGGAAAGTCTTCGTCTGCCATGTTGTGCTCTGGGATCTCTTGTTGAATCGCGGAGTCAAAGAGGTCAGAATCCTCTTGTTTGTTACCATGGCGATGACTTTGGACTGAACCACCTCTGTTGCTCTGGGTCAAACCACTTCTATAAGAGCGGGCAGAGGCTTCACTTCTACAAGAGACCAACCAAAAATGTTAGACTGAGTTAATATAGCTTTAAACCAGCAAGTGTTTTTAACAGTGTTGGTGGGCCCATTATGCTAGAGGCATACCCTAAAAATTCAAATCTCATGTCAGAATAGTAAGGAGTctttttgaaaaaagtaaaagcactAACGCTACAGAAACAAGGGGACCAAGATAGTTATAAGTCAGTTATAAGTCTTAATCTTTGATTACAGCGTGAAGTGGGTACATTTACAATACCTTGACACCACAGCTTGTCGTTCAAGTCAAAATGATAAAATTATGTGgcaatagggctgggcaatatattgatattatattgatatcgtgatatgagactagatatcgtcttagattttggatattgtaatattgtgatatgacataagtgttgtcttttactggttttaaaggctgcattacagtaaagtgatgcacttttctgaacttaccagactgttctagctgttctattatttgccttatcCCCACTTAGTGATTATGTCCACatttctgatgattatttatctaaaatctaagtgtgaagatattttgttagagcacTAATTGTCAACCCTggaatattgccgcaatatcgatatcgaggtatttggtcaggaatattgtgatatctgatttctccctatcgcccaaaCCCATGTGGCAATATATTCTAATTTGTTTCTGACTGTGCGGGAAATTGGTGGTCACAGGACAGCAGGCAAAGACAGCAACACCAACAATGACAAAAaagaatatgtatatataagttTGCCCTTAGGCTGTAGAATTAAAGTGTTAAAGGGATAGTCCGgatcttttgaagtggggttgtacgAGGTACTTATCCATAATTGGTGTAGATGGTGGTCGGCacacccccagtttggagaagcaggcaggagtccCGAcatggaagctaagcaatgtactgttGTGGACAAGACCACCTAAAAAAAGGACcttctaaaaaaaatgtatatcagTGTAAGTGTATGCTATTTTGTCTGACGGCAAGGTAAAACGgtaaaaatattctaaatatagcatacattgatatatatttttgggTGGTCCTTTTTAAGGAAAACTATCCCTTTTAAATGATTCCTAAAGTAGCTGAAAGTTAAatacagatattttttttctggagcCAAACATTATGCTAAAATTCTAAATGTCAAGGTATATAATATGCCCGACGGTAAACACTGAGTAGATCCAGCATCAAAATGTCAAGACATCACATTGTTAACCACCCACCTGGATGAGGCGGTCGAGACAAGGCTCCTGACAGAAGAGCTTCTAAAGGACTGAGTGGAGGTCTCACTGAGCGTCCCGTAGCCACTGTCTCCAACAGGCCAATCTGGAACCCTTTCCACCACCACCTGGGCCTCCAGACTGGCCAACAGCTCTGCATCATCCAGCTCCTCCACTTCCAGGTTACctgaagagaaaacaaaaagaggcACAACATCATTcatgattatgtaaaaaaaaaaaagaagaagaaaaaaaaaaaagtgtagtttAGTTAAGCAATAAGGCATCCATTTTCATTCTTAAACAGGCCTTATTTTATATCAAATCTAAAGAgttgaattaaattaaataaaccttGCTGTGGTGCTAGAGGGGCGTCCGccctctcctgctgctcctcaggGAGTCCGAGCGTCCGACACAGCACCCTGCCCTGTAGTATAGAAATATACCACTGGATCTGTATACATACACAACTGTATGAAACCAGCTGGGATTATGTCTTCATCTTTGCTTCATGAGCTGTAAAAAACTAACTGGTGCTTAACAACTAGGTTTAATCTCAACACTGtattaaatgaaaaattaatCAAAAAGGTTATTAGGTCCAAATAGTATTCATACCAAATTTGTAACAAAACTTTAGAAAACATAAACGTGCTTAAATCTGCTTTTGACAGACAATAGAAACCAATTGTTTACCTGGTTATTCCTCTCCACCAGGTCCTCTACTTCACCACCCAGGATCTTGATGTTGGACGGACCCAACAGAAGCATCCCAAGTCTGCAAACCATCTGCCCTTGCAGCTGCAGCTTCACACCAGGCCTGAGGGTTAAGAGCCAACAATCCCAATGGAAAATATAGTTTCCTTTTTCAAAAATATGGTACAAAAGTTTCAGAAAatcaattgtgtttttttacagtaactttATATTAACATATAAATAAGTTACAGCAGTCCCTATGTTTCCCTTAGCTTCCATTAACttgaacacattttttgttgtaAAACTAGAGACACAGTTGCTAGAAAGATGTAACCAAAACACGTCGGTAGCAGTAAAAAAACACCACAATGCAGTTCAATGTTTCACAGACCTGAGAGCTGTGCTGAGTGCAGGGATGGACTGATACTCCATGGCCTCCAAGCTCTGGACTCCATCCGTCACCTGTGCAACAGAGAGagatttacattttcaaaatattacaaaagaAGGTTCAACATTATTGCTGCCCTCGCCTTGTTTCTCTAaactgtaaaagtaaaaaataataaaacagttttATGCATTTATGTGTATACAAGTCTAtggtatatatacacagtatatgcTGACTGGCCTGGACGTTTCAAAATGCAAAGCTTTGATAACAATTCCAGTGCATTTTAAGCTGCCATGGTTCATTGCATTCGATAACTCCTGGAATTTCCTTTAGGTTTATTTGATAGGGAGAAAAACAATATACATAGAAAATTGCACAATTATCCAATGCAAGTGTGAGACTTCAGGTCTCAgaaacagtaataataataataataataaagaagaagaagaataagaagaaaGCCATTGCAATGTTTCTAAGCAACACTAGCACTACTCTTTACAAACCATAGAGCAGTCACAATTGTATTACTTAAGGTGAGAATTACAGTCCACACCTTATATATCATCAATTTACTCTTTAATATGCTCCCACTGATTGTACCTGTCCACTTTGATTCAGTTAGGAAGAGAAGTAGAATGCTTCATTATTCTACCCAACCAAACACATCTCACTAATAAAGGCAGGAGTCTCTATGAGTCAGTCCAGGCAGGAGTGAGTCactatttttttccccaggaTGCCGATGGCACGTCCCGCCCTCCTCTGCCTTACAACTTACtttgcctctgattggcttaccctgacTTCCTAACCCCAGAGCCATAGAGATATGTATCACtctgcctaaccctaaccaacccaaccaatGAATTCTCGAtcctacagaaaaaaaatatttgcttcTGGCTGGTTATCTTACTCGCATGAGtaaaaaaacatggaggccactgtGTACTATTGTTCGACATACTTTTGTGCGAAAAAATAGCTGTTCCCTAAAATGTTCAATATTAATAGACTCAATAAAACTAAGCAAACACACAACAGaggttgaaaagaaaaataaaactttatttcaTAGGTGCCTCTGACCTGCAATATTAGCATACGGGTTGTTCTGGCTTCCCAGGGCCTCTGAGTGGCCTGTGTGACAGCAGACACCTCGTCGTTGGCACAATCTGAGCCCCTCCACTTCTGCAACTGACCATACGCAGGCTGACTGGTGTCCAGAAATGAGTCAACCTAAAACAGAGTGGGACCTTGGATTATGTTGACTTTTCCCTGCATATAAATTGTGATAATATCGTTTTTTATTGGATACAAATctacactacaggctgtaggtggtgccagaagagccagaattttgttttaattacctgcttttACTCAGTtttagcaaatatgacagaaagtatATATAAGTATGTTTTATGTTCTGCATATTTAAGGGATTTGTAACCCGACAGCTCCATTAAACAAATGCAATAGGAAGATTCTAATAATTTATTTGCTCAATGCAAACTGCTATTTTTACCGTTACAtgattgtgcatgtgtgttgttgTTACATGTGATATTTGTCTTTTCCCCTCCTTCTCACTGGTCTTCTTCTGTAGTTGCCTATATTGTCCTCAGCATGCGGTTTGTTTTTAACAAggttgttttgatttttaagGGGGTATTTTAATCAATGGGAATTGTCCCTAACATAAATAGTAATCGGATGTGATGAAACATATAGCATGAAATATATGATCAACAAGCCTGTACCTGGACACAGAAGGTACCGCTGAGTTCAGTCTTCTGGGCCTGAGAGAGCCCTTCAGGAAGAACAGGATAGCCCAGGTCTCTCAGGTCAGTCAACAGCCACTGGTCCAGTGCCTACAATTTCACATAATGCATTGAGAGACACATAAGGGTTTAAGCTATTGAacgttagggctgggtatcgttaaaaaaTATCCAATACTCgtaccaataccaataccgtAACTTGAATACCGGTAACTAAATGATAGtttttttgataccaattttataaaaaccAAAGTAAATgacaacattacggcacaaatcatattatttatttttccgcTCCTACTAGGTGATCATTTCTGTGTAAcgcagagtttttcctgcgtgtctctacgacgtgtaacattagacagacaatcacaaacattattagatattggctcactgacactgCTGGAATTTACTCCTTATatgtattgaaattgggtattgaatgacgaggcattcaAAAGTATtgagttcggtacccagccctattgaACTTCCTAATCTACATTGTTAAAGTGCTATCCTGGGTTGAGATCTAGTGACCATGTGGGCCACTTGAATGATCTGATAACACCGTTATGTTCCTAGAACCATCATAAGATGATATGTGCCTTGAGAAATAAAGCATTATCCTCCTCAAGTATCTATAAAAAAGAGAGAGCTAGACATTGGCCAGGGATGCAGCTGTTCAGCAACAATATTTAGGTACACTGTGGTGTACAAATGATACAGAAAAACATACCCCACATGACGCCACCACCAGCAAGTACAGCTGACACCAGGCAAGATGGATTCATGCtgtttacacacaaaaaatggtCATGCTATCAGCATGTAGTAACAGGAAACCAGGATTTGTCAGACCAGGAGGTGTACTTTCACTCCTTAATTGCCCACTTTTGCCGATCACCACCCACTGTACATATAGCattatcttcttcttctcagCTGACAGTAGTAGAGCTGTGAATGGTCTTGGGCTTTTAATGCTTATCTTCTCCAAGGTTCAATCAGTTGCTTTCTGTGCACTGCACATTTGTATAGGGTTCAACAATATTTGTTTACTGGGTCCTACATTGTGTGCATCCTTGGCATGCCAAGTTAAAAAGTTGTTGTGTCTATTTAGCGTGCAAGGATCCTGGAATTTCCTTccattcaagaaaaaaagagatacaaaccATCTGCTGTGAGATTATTCAGTTTAATCTGGGTTACTACGTCTAGAGTGGTACACCCTAAAGACAGTATCACCCCAGAGAGGTAAAGCGGAGTGGTGTATGACACCATATTTACCAGCCGTGACAGCGACGCTGGTATTGCTTTCCccttgtgagtctgtgtgtgtgtcatcatggcAAAATAGGGTCCTGGAGACACATACTCTAGCGGCAACTACCACAGAGGGAGTTTTGAGTACTTTGCCAGGAGTCACCAAGATAGCGTCTTGCAACTGTGCAAGATTAAGTCATGAAACCTAACAGGTGTGTAGTTGACATCAAGATAAAGGCAGAGTTCGAAAATGGGTGTGGTCCAAGCAAGGGGGGTAAGAAGTAGGAAAGATTTGGCGTCGCGACTGGTGTGATCCCATCGCAAGATAGTCtcttattgttttaattattgaCTTAACTGTTGACCAATGCAAATGtccaacagtaaaaaaataataataatcaaaaacagagaaaaacagcaaaCCCTCACATGTGACAATCAGAAATCATATTATAATATTTGAAATTATAATTATCAAAACTGcaaattcatttttttcctgTTGATTAACTGATTGAATTAATTTGTTTCAGCTCCACACAGCTGTGGGGAACACAAAGATTGCAAAGACTGAAACTTGAAACAGACATCAGCTGTCTGTAAACATCTGTCAAACGTCATCAACCAAGAGTCCGTGGATGATCGGAGAAAGATCAAGAGGACATTCACATCCAATAACAGAGACCATCTTGGAACACAGACAGGAGTCACCATCTCCCCCCTCCAGTAGACCACCTGTTATCACGTGGCCCAAGTCCCATACTTAAGTCACATCATAGTCACAACTGAGCTGTCTCGTGACAACTGAGCAAATTCTAGACTTTGATCATTTTGCATCCAGCTGCACAGTGAGACATTCAGACATTCTGTCTACCTGTTGGTTGATTTGCTGCTGTGACAGACGACCTGCTCCTCCTGCCTCTTCCTGCAGCCACTCCACGCATGCTTCCAGCCAGGCAAAAGGCACAAGGACGTGCCAGGACTGCAGCCAGGCTTGGGTAGCACGTACCACTGCCTCAATCTCAGGGGCCATCCTCTTCCTTTTTGTGTATTTGACTCTTATATTTCCTCCACTgttatctattattatataaagaCAGTTCTGTTATTCATATTCCGTATAATTTATCAGTAATGACTCTACACTGGATTACACGTTGACACGTTTAGTAAATTAAGGTTTTTAGTATACAAGTAGTGGTTCAAATGTTACATTTAATTGAATTCATTGCATAGCACCCTGCAATCCCTAagtgcttttaaagggaatctATATGTTAAAGGGTCATCTTCTCTCTGTATCTCCAGAACCACTTGACACTAAATCTTGTGATGATTTATCGACAGAGAGATTATTTTATTATGATAAAAGAACATATAAGGGTTGCTTTCTGTTATTTTTCTGTGGTCACATTGATAAGCCCTGTGCAGATGGTCACGTCTGGCTACTGTGGAGGAGAAAGCGAGATTGAGCAAAAAATGCAGGCAGGGATACCGACCGACAGAATAACAAAATCACAAActaagtaataataaaaatatgttcaaGTGAGTGTTGATTTAGAAGTTACCTTAGAGGCATGGAGGCAGCCTCTTTCACGAAGTGTTGTGGAAAGTAGCCAAGGCGCCAAAGTTGACCCAATTTAGCAATGTTGGTGCTACTGTCACTTAGCTTTGTGTCCATACAACATGACCATAGAAGCTTTTATATACAACAACAGTTCTTAAACATAACAAGTGGGCCTCTACAAGTACTTAAAAAGCCACAACTTAACATTAGCCTAGCTGATCATACCTTATAAACAGGAATGACTTGAGCAACAACAGTAAATTGCGGATCTGGCTCCTTATCTTGTCGCGTTGGAAACGCCTAAGCTCCTATGATTGACGTCTCTACTAGCCAATTGTGACTTTCGCCTGTTTGATTTGCCTTCTGTTCAACCAATGGGCACACTTTAGCTAAACTGGTGCATTTCCATGTTCGgtagagaaggaaggaagggggaAGAGCGAGGTGTTGCACTGCAGGTTTGTGTTTTGACggtattttccttttttctgtgcCACATTGAGTCTAATTTAGCTGAAGTGCACAGGTACTATAACAAGAAATATGTATTTAGCAGTCAACTTTGTTTCTTATTTTGTGTCTGGTACGACGCTGCCTAATTAGCTGgcctggctaacgttagctccccTTGTGCTCAACCGACTTTATGGCAACATGGCGAAATTAGCTATCCGCTAGCTTGAGTGGCTCGGGCTGGTCTTTGTATTGATCGATTGGTCATGTTGTATAAACCCACTCGTGTTAAATAAGTGACACACGCCTTGCCTCTTATGtaactagttagctagctaagtgtTTGGAAAGAGTGTACGACCGGCATTGAATGAAATTGCTAGTTCGTAACGTTACACGGCGAAGCTCGGAGCTAACCCAGTGCCCTCTGGCTATTTAGCTAGCTTGCAACCCAGAGGTTTAGCTACTGGTCAGCTAATTAGCTTCAGTGGAGCTAAGTTAGCTCACTTTCGGTTTGGTCAATGTCCGCATATAGCTGGCTAGCTAGTATAACGTTAACTGTTAATTAAACAATAGTATACTAGAGGGTGTTCTTTAACGTAATTATTGGCACGACAGTGATGGGTTTATTAGGGCCGAACCGACCAGTGTAACGTTTCGTTAATATTGCGATTAACGCTAACGTTATGTTGCATACAACAGTTAACGTTACCAACTGAATTAAATATATAATCAAACTGTAACGTTATTCATATTGTGGGTCAatttgctcacacacacaagtactcAATTTCTGGCGTCAGGTAACGTTATTAGGTTTAACGTTACATTGCTTGAAATTGAGAATTTGCATTGTCTGCCTGTTAAGGTTAGcagtagcgttagctagctaagtatTAACGTTATTTCTGTATCTAACGTTAATATTTTCGTACATCACTGTCTGATTAACTAATCTCTTTATTGTAGGACCTGCCGCACACTTCCTTTAATCCGAAAAAATGCTAAACAATCCGATACGATGACTCTTGATAACATTATAATGATGATTGTGTCCCTTCAAATAATGCTATTCGAAACGTTCGCTGGATAGATGGATGCTCATGAGCCTAGTTGACATGTAAAGTTAAATCTCAATATCAGCGATTCAAACATAGGAATAAAATGTATATGATCATAATTGGTGTGTTTCAAACTTTGCTATCACTGAgcttttttcttaaaacatttcAGTATTTCAACTAGCCTCTCCCTCCACCACAGGTCGCAGCATCTGTTTGGTCCTTGATTATTTAGTTCCGCCTATCAACACGCCCTTGTCCCTGTAATAAATATTGGTGAGTGCCgattttctgtcagtttttctCTCTAGTTGTTTCTCATCATGTCATCCCGGGTTCTCGAATAGCCGGATCTCCAGCACACAGCTTGAATtgtctt contains:
- the rmi1 gene encoding recQ-mediated genome instability protein 1; this encodes MAPEIEAVVRATQAWLQSWHVLVPFAWLEACVEWLQEEAGGAGRLSQQQINQQALDQWLLTDLRDLGYPVLPEGLSQAQKTELSGTFCVQVDSFLDTSQPAYGQLQKWRGSDCANDEVSAVTQATQRPWEARTTRMLILQVTDGVQSLEAMEYQSIPALSTALRPGVKLQLQGQMVCRLGMLLLGPSNIKILGGEVEDLVERNNQGRVLCRTLGLPEEQQERADAPLAPQQGNLEVEELDDAELLASLEAQVVVERVPDWPVGDSGYGTLSETSTQSFRSSSVRSLVSTASSRSEASARSYRSGLTQSNRGGSVQSHRHGNKQEDSDLFDSAIQQEIPEHNMADEDFPDEDFDDLPLDELDSVIFQESTNDDSSHRSTPQNNNRITGHPNTATKAPTAQFEQHTLNDCGSQLGSSNSRSTTRKRDYQGCTIGATGQLSSPAAALEPSNDLECITNDETDFMDEDMDCFFVEVETARTGGPNQLPVHQGPSRDRERATNKTELSCTSSRLTSDSSRSVTDTAFERSRNTPQGLNYISSTAVFDRPSVKTDPQSDSLVPALARTSPPFTYLCLLEEMMSKPQPHTIEIRVKAFIVTLLGKLSSSNGLWRVCATISDGSGYLDVELSNEVLTGLLGFSVVEKGALKRDPARRGELDIGMRRCQEELVDMCCVMTVVVEPDGRKAVVTKADPVNEKIVQELEQRVRDGRK